In one Sesamum indicum cultivar Zhongzhi No. 13 linkage group LG12, S_indicum_v1.0, whole genome shotgun sequence genomic region, the following are encoded:
- the LOC105175803 gene encoding dihydroceramide fatty acyl 2-hydroxylase FAH1 — translation MVAQGFTVDLNKPLVFQVGHLGEDYQEWVHQPIVSKEGPRFFESDFWEFLTRNQWWVIPLIWLPVVGCSLSRSIYLGHTIPQVAMMTAFGVFAWTLIEYTLHRFLFHIKTKSYWGNTIHYLLHGCHHKHPMDGLRLVFPPAATAVLLFPFWNLIKLISTPTTAPAIFGGGLLGYVMYDVTHYYVHHGQPTSGIPKSLKKYHLNHHFRVQNKGFGITSSLWDRVFGTLPPSKLTEKSR, via the exons GTTGGCCATCTTGGTGAGGATTATCAGGAGTGGGTCCACCAGCCCATTGTTAGCAAAGAGGGTCCTCGATTTTTTGAAAGTGATTTCTGGGAG TTTCTGACCCGCAATCAATGGTGGGTTATTCCTCTTATCTGGCTCCCGGTCGTTGGGTGCTCCCTCTCAAGGTCCATTTATTTGGGTCATACAATTCCTCAGGTGGCAATGATGACAGCCTTTGGTGTTTTTGCCTGGACATTGATCGAATATACCCTCCATCGCTTCCTTTTCCATATTAAGACCAAGAGTTATTG GGGTAACACGATTCATTATCTTCTTCACGGTTGTCATCACAAGCACCCAATGGATGGTCTACGCCTTGTTTTCCCTCCTGCTGCCACTGCCGTTCTTTTATTTCCA TTCTGGAATTTGATAAAGTTAATATCCACTCCTACCACTGCTCCTGCTATATTTGGTGGTGGTCTACTTGGTTATGTAATGTATGATGTAACTCATTACTATGTGCACCATGGGCAGCCAACCAGTGGAATTCCAAAGAGCCTCAAG AAATATCATCTAAATCATCATTTCCGCGTTCAGAATAAAGGATTTGGCATCACTTCCTCGCTGTGGGACAGGGTGTTTGGAACCCTACCTCCGTCAAAATTGACCGAGAAGAGTAGATGA
- the LOC105175932 gene encoding berberine bridge enzyme-like 15 → MGSSSSFILTLHIAILAWASCAASQPVQERFYQCITLNSELSIPFSEAFSAPENASFSTILESSAQNLRCLVPSVPKPQLIFTPYIENHVQAAVICAKELGIQLRVRSGGHDYEGLSYRSEMDEPFIVLDLSKLRSVRVDMQDNSAWAQAGATIGELYYRISQKSKTHGFPAGLCSSLGIGGHITGGAYGPMMRKYGLGADNVIDARIVDASGRILDRESMGEDLFWAIRGGGGASFGIILAWKVRLVPVPATVTVFTVPKTLEQGATKILYKWQQVADKIDEDLFIRVIIQVAAGSQKGEKTVQTLYNALFLGRADRLLQVMEESFPELGLTRKDCIEMSWIQSLLYIAGYPSNTPPEVLLQGKSLFKNYFKAKSDFVKEPIPENGLEGLWKRLMEEDSPLMIFNPYGGMMSKISESEIPFPHRKGVIFKIQYLTIWNDDKPESAAKHIDWIRRLYNYMASYASMFPREAYVNYRDLDLGTNRNSTSFIQASSWGSRYFKDNFNRLVSVKTKVDPDNFFRHEQSIPTLPLMDERRGKSMIH, encoded by the coding sequence ATGGGATCTTCAAGCTCCTTCATTCTTACATTACACATAGCAATTCTTGCATGGGCTTCATGCGCTGCTTCACAACCAGTTCAAGAAAGATTCTATCAGTGCATTACTCTAAATTCCGAGCTCTCCATCCCATTTTCAGAAGCCTTTTCCGCCCCTGAAAATGCTTCATTTAGCACAATCCTAGAATCTTCTGCCCAAAACCTGAGGTGCCTGGTTCCATCTGTCCCTAAGCCTCAACTAATCTTCACACCTTATATAGAAAACCATGTTCAGGCTGCAGTAATTTGTGCGAAAGAGCTAGGAATCCAGCTAAGAGTTAGAAGTGGAGGCCATGACTATGAAGGCTTATCTTACAGGTCGGAAATGGATGAACCTTTCATCGTCTTGGACCTATCAAAACTCCGGTCTGTCAGAGTAGATATGCAGGACAACAGCGCATGGGCTCAGGCCGGTGCGACAATTGGAGAACTTTATTACAGGATTTCACAGAAAAGCAAAACTCATGGCTTTCCTGCTGGCCTTTGCTCCAGCTTGGGAATTGGAGGACACATAACTGGAGGAGCATACGGTCCCATGATGAGGAAATATGGCCTTGGAGCCGATAATGTCATTGACGCACGAATAGTTGATGCCAGCGGCAGAATTCTTGATAGGGAGTCTATGGGAGAAGATCTTTTCTGGGCTATCAGAGGTGGCGGAGGAGCTAGCTTCGGGATTATACTCGCCTGGAAGGTGAGGCTGGTCCCAGTTCCAGCAACTGTCACAGTATTCACTGTTCCAAAGACTTTGGAACAAGGCGCAACTAAGATTCTATACAAATGGCAACAAGTTGCTGACAAAATTGATGAAGATCTCTTCATCAGAGTCATCATACAAGTGGCTGCTGGTTCTCAAAAGGGCGAGAAAACTGTGCAAACTCTGTATAATGCATTATTTCTTGGAAGAGCAGATAGACTGCTCCAGGTGATGGAAGAAAGCTTCCCTGAACTAGGATTGACGCGAAAAGATTGCATCGAAATGAGCTGGATTCAGTCTTTGCTCTATATTGCTGGTTACCCAAGTAATACACCCCCTGAAGTTTTGCTTCAGGGGAAATCTTTATTCAAGAACTACTTCAAAGCCAAATCAGACTTTGTGAAAGAGCCCATTCCAGAAAACGGGCTCGAAGGGCTATGGAAAAGGCTTATGGAGGAAGATTCACCATTGATGATATTTAATCCTTATGGTGGGATGATGAGTAAGATTTCAGAATCTGAAATCCCTTTCCCTCATAGAAAAGGTGTCATCTTTAAAATCCAATACCTGACCATTTGGAACGATGACAAACCCGAGTCTGCAGCCAAGCACATCGACTGGATTCGGAGGCTGTACAATTACATGGCTTCTTATGCTTCCATGTTCCCCAGAGAAGCCTATGTGAACTACAGGGATCTCGATTTAGGAACGAACAGAAACAGCACAAGTTTCATACAAGCAAGTTCATGGGGTTCCAGATATTTCAAGGACAACTTTAACAGACTAGTCAGTGTGAAGACAAAGGTTGATCCTGATAATTTCTTCAGACATGAACAGAGCATACCAACTCTTCCCTTGATGGATGAGAGAAGAGGGAAGAGTATGATCCACTGA